In a single window of the Bombus affinis isolate iyBomAffi1 unplaced genomic scaffold, iyBomAffi1.2 ctg00000059.1, whole genome shotgun sequence genome:
- the LOC126926803 gene encoding uncharacterized protein LOC126926803 isoform X2: protein MKWITVTGDLKGISSNWPGKTTEQKGSRLKSFRSNSFDVSTLHGAKSKLSGSSKAAISTFMAPSNWFTKRHQSMSKKPEDLVTASLSLKFDKSKVVKAVKETLGKKSPNSEVKHKVVWDNTSGTKVDAQRMHFIVKINKVNNNVRCLNVSFKNSRLACLQT from the exons atgaagtggataacggtaaccggagatctgaagggaatttcttcaaactggcccggaaaaacgaccgaacagaaaggaagtcgattgaagagcttccgttccaacagcttcgacgtgtcgacattgcacggagctaaaagtaagcttagcggatcctcgaaagccgctatttcgacctttatggcaccgtcgaattggttcacgaagagacaccaatcgatgtcgaagaagccggaagatttagtaacggccagtttaagtctcaagttcgataaatcgaaggtagtgaaggcggtgaaggaaacgttgggtaaaaagtcccctaatagcgaggtcaaacacaaagtcgtatgggacaacactagtggaaccaaagtggacgctcag agaatgcactttatcgtaaaaattaataaagtcaacaacaacgtga gatgtctaaatgtcagctttaagaacagtagacttgcctgccttcaaacttaa
- the LOC126926803 gene encoding uncharacterized protein LOC126926803 isoform X1: MKWITVTGDLKGISSNWPGKTTEQKGSRLKSFRSNSFDVSTLHGAKSKLSGSSKAAISTFMAPSNWFTKRHQSMSKKPEDLVTASLSLKFDKSKVVKAVKETLGKKSPNSEVKHKVVWDNTSGTKVDAQVFGSAIEKMLTAQKGNDTGASGSSGKPSVSPNKPMSGKVTNWFSNT; encoded by the exons atgaagtggataacggtaaccggagatctgaagggaatttcttcaaactggcccggaaaaacgaccgaacagaaaggaagtcgattgaagagcttccgttccaacagcttcgacgtgtcgacattgcacggagctaaaagtaagcttagcggatcctcgaaagccgctatttcgacctttatggcaccgtcgaattggttcacgaagagacaccaatcgatgtcgaagaagccggaagatttagtaacggccagtttaagtctcaagttcgataaatcgaaggtagtgaaggcggtgaaggaaacgttgggtaaaaagtcccctaatagcgaggtcaaacacaaagtcgtatgggacaacactagtggaaccaaagtggacgctcag gtatttggtagcgcaattgagaagatgttaacggcgcaaaagggaaacgatacgggggcttccgggtcgagcggaaagccctcggtatctccgaacaaaccaatgtcaggcaaagtgacaaattggttttcaaatacctag
- the LOC126926803 gene encoding uncharacterized protein LOC126926803 isoform X3 yields the protein MKWITVTGDLKGISSNWPGKTTEQKGSRLKSFRSNSFDVSTLHGAKSKLSGSSKAAISTFMAPSNWFTKRHQSMSKKPEDLVTASLSLKFDKSKVVKAVKETLGKKSPNSEVKHKVVWDNTSGTKVDAQVKRGEDNLQSLRTISQ from the exons atgaagtggataacggtaaccggagatctgaagggaatttcttcaaactggcccggaaaaacgaccgaacagaaaggaagtcgattgaagagcttccgttccaacagcttcgacgtgtcgacattgcacggagctaaaagtaagcttagcggatcctcgaaagccgctatttcgacctttatggcaccgtcgaattggttcacgaagagacaccaatcgatgtcgaagaagccggaagatttagtaacggccagtttaagtctcaagttcgataaatcgaaggtagtgaaggcggtgaaggaaacgttgggtaaaaagtcccctaatagcgaggtcaaacacaaagtcgtatgggacaacactagtggaaccaaagtggacgctcag gtgaaacgtggagaagataatttgcaatcattgcggacaatatcgcagtga